Within the Paramormyrops kingsleyae isolate MSU_618 chromosome 2, PKINGS_0.4, whole genome shotgun sequence genome, the region TAGGATGGCAtttggagggggaaaaaaaaaatgcactgtgGTCGCATATCATAAAGGAGCTTTCAGGTCTAACGGGGGATTTCCCAAAGTTATtctaagaggctttgttgataATCACTATTGGATCATCATGCCACGTTTTATCTAAACACCGTCCAGCAAGGCGTTCTTTGTGTAAGGCTTTTGTTTCAACCATTCTCTAAAAAACACTGTTGCTTCAGGCGTTTGACATTCAACAGGGGAGATACACAGACAAAGACTACTGTCAAGTCTGTTATTCCAATGAAATTATAGAAATAAAGCTTAATATTTAACACAAGTTATACATAACAAGAGatccctccttttttttttgtttcccacCCCCAACTTAGCAGAAGTAAAGCGTGCTGCAAATTCAATGCTGGCAAATGACTCCTCCTACAGTAGGAACATCCCGTTGCCATGCCAACCAGAAGGGTCTCCAGGGAAACCGGAACAAGAAAACATCTACACCGTCACTATGCAGATGGTGTCAGATTCAGGTTTAGGTCTCTTCTGGGCATTGCCCCGCGCTGGGCTCCGCTAAGCCCACTGCAATGAGCTAATCGTCCGTTTCACACCATTGCTTCATGTTTAGATCAAGCGGAGGATTTCAGACAGAGGCTGCGACCATGTCAGGATGCACGACACAATGTATCATGGGGGAATTGTGCCACTGAACCGGGGCATTCTATGCATACACTGAGTCGATGCCATTTAACGACATGGCATGTGTGTCCACTGCATTTCCAAATACCGTCTGACTCGGGAAGGGAGAGGGGAGCGTAAATACCTCTGTGGATAAGAAGATGGACCTCAGTCAGGATGTCCTGCAATGCCAGGCCTTTGAGGGTTTTGAGATGTAGGATCtctgtggaaaaaaattaaggatgGACACTTATACACATCCAAAGTCCATTAAAGTAGGACACTGGGTAGTAGCAGGACTGGAAAATCTGACATTTTGATATAAAGTGTTTCCTCCAAAAATCAAGGGGTCAAACAGAGTCAAAGGTCTCCACCTCACACGGAGATGTAAGACCGTCCACGCCAGCCTGGTCCATCCTGGGCACAAAGCCCTGGGCGCGTACCCAACGCTCGTTACACACACCTGACCTCAGTGCCATTGAGCACACCGATTCCTTTAAACTGCACCATGCACTGCTCAGCAAGACCAAAGACAAGTCTGCGGACTATCCCACAATTCATCACAAAGCATCATCTCTCAGGAATCTTTCTGCTTTTTTACAGGGTACGTAGTCTCCCAATCAGAGGGGGTCACACTGAATATGAATACAGACACAAACGTGCAGCTGCTGCTTCACTGACTGATTTAAACTGCCAATGGTCACAGGTAAGACAGACCAGAAAATgttgaataattattttttttaataatttataattaacTATAATAAATTTCTACCTcaaaaaaatcagtttcaggATCCATTTCTGGGATTGTCAACAAAATGTTAACTGAAAGAAAGAGATTAAAAATGCCCGAgaaaatgaaagagaaagaaaCAATGCAGGATGCTGAAGTTACTTAATCTGTTAAATTCATAAGGCTTCCTGCTGAGCGATAATATTTGCTGTTTTTGACATGGCGATGAGAGTGAGtttactagtaaaagtaatctaaaaccaaaaaatgtttactaaaactaaaaactaagaaaaaaacagattatTATATCATAGCTGGGCAGAAATTTGAAAAAGCCAACTCAAAATTTTAATCTGGTTGAAGAAATGCAgatttggaaaaaaatgtgtcTGATAATATCTATATTacatttcaataataataaatatattttttgaggaaGTAGGTTTTGCTTCTGCCATCTCTGATAAGGCTGCATCCCCCCAGACTGCAGGTGCCCACAAACAGCCCCGAAGGATACGCTTGTAGGCCGACGTGAAGTCTTTGTTCAGGGCCCAGTCCAGGATGTTGGCGATGTCCGACTTCAGCGGATGGCCTGTGCACGTGTGCACTGAGTCCTCTGTCACCTTCTCGTATGCCATGCTGGTGCTCTGTGGAAGACCGGCCCGGGGGGGGCGGTGAGGTGGGGAGTGGGTGGTGCCAGGGTGTGGGTGGACACAGGACATTCACGTACCTGCAGGATGTTTAAGGCCTTCCGCATATCTCCCGAGGACAACGTAACCAGTGCCTTCATTCCGTCTGGGCTAATGTCAATGCTGCAAAGACATGATTCATGATTAGCCTAGCGCCCTCATCAGGTCAATCTAGGTGGACAACAGGAATCCTCACAGTCAAAAATGATATGGGGTGAAATTATGAGTTACTCTGCCAGAAACTGCCAGTAACAGAATACTAAAAGTATGTATTTGCTACCATATAGATCACAttctttgatttattttatgccagacattcaaaagaaaaacaaataacagTATACATTAATGTatcaaatatataatattttggcttgtgtaaattgtacatataaatacatatctacagtatatacacaaaACAAGAATTGTCCCCTATAACAACTGTTAGATGCAATAAATGCCTATAATTGACAATAGGTTTTGCATTATGTTTCTAATTACTTATAGACATATCAATAAATTCACTCTTAAAGGTCACTTTCAGTTGCTGCTTGTTCTTCAGTGCCATGAAAGAAGGGCAGGCAGAAGacccccacaccccctgccAAGTAACATACTTTTCCTGCTGGGTGACATACTCCAGCCTGGGGACGATCTGGTCCCGGGACAGCGGGCCGAAGCGGAAGCGCGTGCACCTGGACTGCAGGGCTGGGATGATCTTGGACAGGTAATTGCAGATCAGGCAAAACCTGGTGTTCTCTGTAAACTTCTCGATAACTGCATGGCAAACAAATAACACAGCGGGGCAATTACTCACGCTTGGCCGACCGATGGATTCCTCAGTTAGTGACACTGCTGCTTAGTGGATCGACGGcgtgcaattaattaattaagcaaaataatcTCCATCCTTCCAAACATAGCCTCAGTTCCATGTgtttcctgtcacatgaccacttaTCTTGCCAACTAGCAAACAGACCTAACCCAGTAAACCAAAGACTGAGGTAAACAAGGGCTCCGGCGGTAGCGGAGCCTCCAGAAATTACGCTCTGCGAGGTTGGAGCCAGAGCTGAATGCAGAGTCAGgatacaggcaggcaggcagtgtGAAAACCATAGGCTTGTCATTGGAGACCTTGGCCATTTGGTGCTCAGCGTGAAGAAAGGCGAGGCAGATGGTTACCTCTCCTCAGGGCGTTCTGTGCATCCTGGGTCATGGCATCTGCCTCGTCTAATATAACCAACTTGAAGCCTTTCCTGGAGGCaggagagcaaaaaaaaaaaaaaaaaatcacacatacaCCATATTTCATCAATGGAGAGACTGAGATCCACACAGGGGCAACGGGGAGAGTGTGGGGGATGGCTCACTTGAAAATCGTCCGTGTGCTGGCGAAGCTCAGGATGGGCCCTCGGACGACGTCAATTCCCCTGTCGTCCGATGCGTTCAGCTTTTGAAACGAAGGCCGGTCCAATTTATCAAATGCTTCATGCATATATATTATCCAAGTGCAGGCGGCTCAGCTACAGTAAAGTAATTATTTACCCAGTTGTGTTTATTTAGCCATTTTTCAGTACAGAGGTCCCAGTTTAAACAGAGCTGTGTGACCTGTCCATAACTGCCTCACCTGATTTAAACAATCATGGTAAATAAGAGATAAATAACAGTATCAGGATAAAGTGATTTATTGCAGTGACTGTGTACTAGTGGTGGAAAACATAAGATTTGGAAACCCATGGTAGGCAGGATCACTGGCTGATTTAATGTAAACGATAACCCGTAAGCCAATGGAAATTTGGCTAAAACTTGACTGGCAACGTGAGAGATGGCATACCTCCAGGACCATGGAATTGAACTCTTTGTCCTTGTACAGCTGCTTGGCACAAGCGAGAATAGTTGAGGTCTTCCCCGTTCCCGGGGGTCCGTAGAAGAGGAGATGCGGCAAGCGGTCCTCATTAATGAACTTCTGAACtgaaacacacacccacagcgCTGCCGATTACCCACGCTGCCCAGTGTTACTTAGCTCTGTCACACAGGCAGTGGGCTACCTACTTGTACTCAGGATGTCTTGGTGAGAGATGAGATCATCCAACGTCTGTGGCCTGTACTTCTCAACCCTGCGAGAGTAATGCAATGAACTTGCAATGAACGGCCGTCATGTGAACACAGAGTGACAGGCTGTCACGCTCCACCCAGGCCCCCAGGGACGAATTCAAAAGCCACCTCTCCGAACAGCACATCCACTTTCCTTATTTTGGCACATATTTCACAATGCAGGTCTCCAGACTGTGACTATTTTATCAGTATAACTAGGCACACCAGTAAGACTTGaaatttgttttttcttttaaaccaCTATCGTATATTAGGTGAAACATCGGTAGGGGGCGAGGATTGGTGTGTAGGGTTGGATATTGAGAACTGGTTTCAAATTAGAAACGGTTTTAAATTTTTGATAAGACATTTGAATTATGGTTCCACTTATTGATTCCTACATGCACACTTTTAATCAACTATGTAAGGGTTAATGCACGACAACTCCACTTACAGGTTTTCACTTGAAATTATTCTACGAACCAAAAACAGATTTATTAGGAGACCTAATATTTAGGCTTGGATGGTATAATGGCACCACAGCATACAGCGGTATTTCATTTTAGTGAAACTGTATCTTGGGGGATTTCAAAATTCCGGAATAGTGTTGTTTTTTAAAACTGTCTAAATACTTAAGTGTAATGTCTGGACGTTATCAAAAGTTACATATCGGCAACTACTATTAAATATTTTGGTTAAATATGACCCAAGCCACTGTCTTCAATTGAGAAATACTCCATTACTAAGACAATAAGTCAGTCATTAGTTTGGATACTGACTGCTGCTAAACTGGTACTCAAAAAAACGCGGTGCTAGAGTTTGGAAAAGGGTACAATACCagcattttgaagaaaaaaaaaacaatacttttAATTATGTGAATGGCTATTTGTTCTGGCTAAAAGGAATCTGTCTCTTTAAGCTCAACGCTGACAGCAGTAACGTTGCACTAGTGGTATGTGTGATATTGCAGGAAACCACAGCAGAGCCACAGCAGAGAAAGCTGTGCACTTTTTCCACTTTGTTTGAGGTTAGACTTGAAGAGATTGCAAGCGGCTTCAGCAACACCTGAACTCGGTGACAAAGAGGGGGCCTGAAGTGAAATATGGAGATGTTTCAGCTATAAAATCAGCAAAAAAGACGAGCCCCTAAACACAGCAGCACCTCTGTGCAAGAACTGTTTTGAAGTGCGTCCCAGAAAAGGAGGCAACACGCGAAACCTGTAGCATgttcatgaagcaggatttcccagttagctgggttaactaaagctagaagtcatgactGTCTAAAAGGAGTTTAGTTAAGGAGCATTTCTATTGGACTCTCATGACTTCTGGCTTAACTTaaccagctaactgagaaatcctgcttcgtcaAACACCACCATGGCCAAACaactgttggagaaatattccAACCTTCTCAAGGAATTAAAAAACCAACAGGTGATAGTTAATTTGTTCACTTCCCTATTTCACCCATGAAAGAAATCAAGAGTGACGAAAAAGCCTCTCCGTAGCGGTAATATACATATTCATAGAGTTTACAGAGATGCGCGGCTCCTTTTCATGAGTGACCCGAACTTGGCAATTAATTCAACCCAACATATAAAATAAAGCTTGACCTGCCTTTTTGACtaatatgcttaaattttaACTCACCTCCTTGCAAATGACCtgaatatcattaaaaacatttttgtttgaaataaagCACAATAATGACATTTGAGCACATTTCTCCctttttttgtctaaaaaatatagaaaaaatccATGACATAGCATCAATATCGAAACAAAAATTTTGGTATTGTGACAACACCACAGCCTTTATGTACAAATGTGGTTTAAGTGGCCATTATATGTTTTTTAAACACACGGCTACAGTGGATGGAATGTAAACACACATAAATTAATTTAGACATTTTTTCATTAACTTGGTCTCATGTACCTCCTGATATTAAGCTGCGTTATGGATAAAACCCGACTTATGTACCACTTACCTATTTATTATTAATCGGACCTGCGTTCCATCCAGATTAGGCAGATTAAAcagaaatgtaaagcattactgaCAACAATGGCAAACTGACATCCAAGATCCAGAGTGTGGCTGTTAGTCTTATGACTTTGTTATTTTATCTTTAAACAGTTGATCTCTAAAGAGAAtaaatgcaatgttttgttattaaaatttataATCCGGAACCAAGAATCAATATGAACCAGATTTGATGAGGAGAATCAGAATAAGATTTGGAATTGATTACATCTAAACAATACCCAACATTATaactctgtctgtgtgtgtgagagagagagagatagtgTGTGATTAGAGTGGAGAGCTAACACAAGGCTGTTGTCATCATAACAACGTGGGTTGGGGACGATTCTGCACAGGATGTCATCTACCTGTGTCCAGGCCATAAATACTCTCGCTTGTCTCTttggtgacaatgaaacaaactTTGGCCTTTatgtttaattacaaaaaaCCCCATTTAACTTAATTTTTCTCTTAAAGCACTACTTCACTCTGTGACTTTttcctttaaaataaaacatgactttgttatttctgtaaattttatgtttattaccAAACCATTTATCAGTAATACAGTTAAGATGGAAAAAATATGAATGTGTTGCGTTGCATGTCAGTTTAAGTGGTGCAGCTACATTTTGTACAGGTGCTTCTAAAATATTCAGTAAGGACCACCAGTGCTATTAGTGGGAGAAGTTGGTTTGGAGCCCTGCAATGCCTTATGTTTAAGTCACTGACCGCTATCACACGTAAGCATAAATACATCTGCTCTCTACATGTAAATCATTGGATATCTATAGTTTCACTTAACATAAAAGAAGCACTGCCAATCTGCTACATACTTGTAGGATTAAGGGTGGGTGTTATGAAGGGTTGTAGCTGCTTTGCGTATAAATCAatgtaccatccatccatcttccaaacacgTATTCTGAACAGGGTCATAGGGAGACCAGAAGTCAGTGCCAAGCCatacagggcacaaggccaatccatcacagagcatgtgcacacacactctctctcacatactgcaggcaatttagagaaacCAATTAGCTTAATTGTATGTCTCTGGACTATGGAATGTTCAAGGAGGTAAACACAGACCAGAAGCAGGGTTCAAACCCACTCTGGAAATATGAGGCAACAGCGCTTAACACTGGGCAACCACTcatcacaattatttaaaatattgtgTAACTagtagataaataataatgatgtgTATATTATTCATATAACTTGTTTGATACATATTTGAATTTTTgtcatgttgatttttttttttttttaaccagctCCTGTTAGAAAATCTGACAGGCTATATCCCccaaaaaacattttcaaatggAATTATAATAAATGACGGTTAAATTTAGGGTGGCTGCGCATTTCCAGTGATCACTAAATGAAGCGTATCTTGGAAGAgcaaggtgggcggggctatTCTGTGCTATCAATCACGGGATTGGACCTTCCCCGTTGATTATGTTCCCGGTTACATACTAGTTTACGATTGGGCTACCCGAGTGATTGGCAGCACTGGTTAATGCCGCCCACCACTAGTTCAGCAGTCTCTTTATACCGATGCCcgattataataaatatttgttaCTGGCTACAAATATATTAAATCAGGCAGCTAACTCGCAGTTATAGAAATCTTTACCGGATTGCCCTTGGCTGTAGACATAACACTGcaataaatgaagaaaaatcCAGCACAAAGAGAAGCTAGTAGGGATGCACCCCGTTACTGACACCCACCCCTTGCAAAGGCACCAGAAGCACCACATTTTCTTCAGTGACTAACGATCTTACCACGGCAGATTTCTTGTCTGTAATGGCGCTTTACTCGTTGAAGCCATGTCCTCTTGCTACACTTCTAGCGTGTTTTTCATGTAACTCATACAAACAAATTTCTGCTGAGCGCTCAGTTGGCGCACTTTCGGAAGTCTGCGCCTATCCCTGAGTCGCACGAACCGCTTGACGGCAAGCGATCGTCCAATCGGATGCTTGGTATGAAACCCCAGAGGCGGGActgactgcagaaggaaacGCGCAGCTTTCGTTTTCCTCAAGTCCCAAAACGCGAACGCTGCGCTTGGCGCACACGTGATATCGTCACGTATATTCTAAATGAACTACTGCAATTACCAATACTGACAAATAACAATAACAGGTACTATGTGTTATATACATTACCAGTCGATATgttgcattttacattttacatatggTCAGTTTGTATTTAAGTCGGTTTAAACTCACAGAACCAGCAGTTCCAGGGATTAAGAAAATACATTTTCGTATATTTAAACGTATCCACTTCTTTATTAGCAGAAGGTAGGTACTGGGACcagaaatatttaacaaaaatatgacTTGTCATGATTTTGACTGGGGACTTGACCTGTCAATAAACGGCGATCATGTCCCATTATGCTTCCGAGAAAGCataaaaaacatgaaaattGCCTTTGACAGCAGCTACGCTTTTAACAGgatgaggtaattacattattactgtatattatttGTCATTCATATTAATTTATCGAAACCACTTATATACCTTTCTCCATACTGCACAATAGTACCGCTTATACTGGTCTGGactatataatttttttatttatcatttataaATTAATCTATACAACTACAGCAAAACGACACAAAACTAACTAGTCGACAGTATTAAGTTAAATTTACTTACCTCTGCTGGTGCACTCCAGTTATAAAGAAAGCGAGtcggggggggtgtgtgtgggggggggggggggggtgtcggagGGTGAACACATCTCGCGAGATTTCGGACTGGCCCGTCCGACGGCGCCGCTGATGCTGCGAAAGCCGCTCGTTTGATTGACAGGGAACATGTCGGTGCGGAGGGAGAGCGCCGGGATGCGGCTGATGGCTCGGGAGACGGGGAGTACCTACACCCAATGTACACGCCacctttaaaaaagaaacaaaaacaaaaaaaagaaacaaacaaacaaaaacggTTATGTTTGCCGTTTAGTGTTTATTCATTGTGCAGTGATgtgttaaacattttttttattattattttatttatcttgaCTCTGAGCCACGCAATGGATCCAGGAGAGGCAAGCGCTGTGGTCAAATTTTATTTCTCTCGAAATTGTGTATCTTGCTGTTAGCTCAGCTCTCAGCTTCAGTACCACCTGAACTACCCTTATGAAAACACTCCGTCAGGGAATACAAAAAAGGACGTTTACAATGGAGTCGCCTTCcaaatagggaaaaaaaaaccttttttaaaacacatttaaataattgaTAAATCCAGCTACTTTGCGTTTACCAACTTGTTTCCATCTGATCGGCGATTCATTTGAACGGTACTTTAGGATCAAATTCGGGAAAGTGAGATACAAACGACCACTGCTCGCAAACTATGGACGAGGAGAATATGACAAAAAGCGAGGAGCAGCATCTGAGTTTGCAAAAAGCGCTGGAGCAGTGTGAGCTGGTGCAAAATATGATAGACATTAGCATATCCAGTTTGGAAGGTTTAAGGACCAAATGTGCCACATCCAACGACTTGACACAAAAGGAAATTCGAACACTGGAGGTAAGCTAATCCTCAGCTTTTCttcacatgtaataaaatgtagCCATAACGCACCCAGTAACGAGGTAGTGATGTCTTCCTGTGCAATGCAATTATTTATATTGTACGATGCATATGTTTGCAAATGAACGGTGCAGTACTGGCTAAATTTAAACGAATCGGGtgtatttcttaatttttcCCCTAGCTATATGTCGGCTTGCGTGCGgtgtaataaattaaaaagctGCAGTGTTGTGAGCTTGCGCGTTCTGCAGGTGGGGAACAAGGCGGCTCTGCCATTCAATTTCCATCATATTTTCCCAGCAAAACCTTAAGGCCCCACACTACGAGCCTCTGTcggcattttaaatatatatttaaaaatgagctTGCTAATTTCTAAAATGGTCAACTGTGTCTCATTGCGCAGAGGTTTGCGGTACATTTGGTCGTTCAATTTTGAGACAGTTTAAAAGTTGACCCATTTTATTCTTCATTATGGGAGGATTATTTAAATTGCGCAAGACAGCGTTTTATCCTCAGTTTTGCAACGGGCACCTTGTATTCTTGTACACTTGTATTCCTACATAggctacgtgtgtgtgtgtgtgtgtgtatgtatgtgtgcgtgtgtgtgtgtgtgtgtgtgtgtcatgctaCTTAAGGTAACGAAGCAGTTGTGGATTTAGGTTCACTTGTTTTCAGGATGGTTTAAACCAACGACCCCCCCAGTGGACACATCCGTAGGCGGGGAATTTTAAACCATTTTTAACTAAATTCACTGGGGTTacttaaataaaacataataaataaataaaccgtGCGTATGACTGACGCTTTTATGCTCTGAACATGTGTTTTTCTTGCAGTTGCG harbors:
- the rfc5 gene encoding replication factor C subunit 5 isoform X2, coding for MVLELNASDDRGIDVVRGPILSFASTRTIFKKGFKLVILDEADAMTQDAQNALRRVIEKFTENTRFCLICNYLSKIIPALQSRCTRFRFGPLSRDQIVPRLEYVTQQENIDISPDGMKALVTLSSGDMRKALNILQSTSMAYEKVTEDSVHTCTGHPLKSDIANILDWALNKDFTSAYKQILHLKTLKGLALQDILTEVHLLIHRVDFPPSIRIGLLIKLADIEYRLASGTSEKIQLSSMVAAFQAVRDLVVSSA
- the rfc5 gene encoding replication factor C subunit 5 isoform X1 produces the protein MASTSKAPLQTRNLPWVEKYRPQTLDDLISHQDILSTIQKFINEDRLPHLLFYGPPGTGKTSTILACAKQLYKDKEFNSMVLELNASDDRGIDVVRGPILSFASTRTIFKKGFKLVILDEADAMTQDAQNALRRVIEKFTENTRFCLICNYLSKIIPALQSRCTRFRFGPLSRDQIVPRLEYVTQQENIDISPDGMKALVTLSSGDMRKALNILQSTSMAYEKVTEDSVHTCTGHPLKSDIANILDWALNKDFTSAYKQILHLKTLKGLALQDILTEVHLLIHRVDFPPSIRIGLLIKLADIEYRLASGTSEKIQLSSMVAAFQAVRDLVVSSA